A segment of the Gossypium hirsutum isolate 1008001.06 chromosome D10, Gossypium_hirsutum_v2.1, whole genome shotgun sequence genome:
attatctgaagaatgtatgcccaagcatatcggattctttctacTTCGGTTGAATCATCATTTGgatccgggaatgtgtctcgtaactagcccatctcgatcttacctccatccattttctccagaatagcgcccaaaagctcgtagcacaccacTCCCCAATCGCTAGATTAGGCAGACCCGGTGACTGAGTagccgtccaccggcaatcccaattgtagactgacatcttccaaagtgatagtgcactccccacatggaagatggaatgtgtgcgtctcgggtctcaacctctcgatcaacgcactgataagTTTCGGGCCCACCTTGCATCCCCatcctaccgtcgccacgtgccaaaaacccgcttcccgcaggtagttctctaccaacggtgatggaggagcatgcatattccggatgttgcattccaatatccgatctacagacttttataacaaataataaattaataattatctaaaaatgtataaataaaaaaatcttaaataatatttaaaaattaaatttagcacttaccattttcatttgttcgacagATATGTGCTGtttatcaagacgagtcaattctccggccattgctgaaatcgtacaaatttttacgatttaaaaaaattttaaaaaataattttttttaattatttaaaaatagggatttaagagaaatttaagaggaaattaagagcaaattgagattaaatatggatttcaaagaaatttggaaggaaattgagaggaaattgagaggaaatttgagagaattaatttgtgaaaaaaataaggGGTGgggtagattttttttttgaccgttgcactgttcacgcgcggaACAAATCACGTCCCCAGGGGCGCGCTACGTGGCAACAAAGCGcagccacgtcagcgcgcttttgTGGACGCACTTTGTTGCCACGTCAGCGCACGATTGGCTGACAAGTCCCCTGACTTCGCGGTGACGTGAACGCGATTTAGgagaaaatggcccattccggtaaataataaaatactgggCCATTTCGGTAAATACCCCTTGTTTTGTTACATCTATATGGTCAATTTCGTTTTCCTTTTTAAACAGTGACAACTGATTTTTCACTGGCATCTTGCTCATTCGTCTCTTACCCTCAATGGATTCTCAAGTTTTATTGGTCTTCTACTTTTCTGCTGTCCTTCTTGAAAATTAAATTGCATTTTGTTGCTTTTTTTAGGGTGTCAACAAAACGAAGGCGTTGACTTTCTTCTAGGGATTTATCAGATTGAATTACTCCACTCTCTACACATCCAATAccgggaaaaagaaaaaaaacagaactcttttttgaattttgacaCTAGGTTTTGTTATTTCATCGGTTTTTCCTTTCTGGGTGTATGGGATTTTTGTCATAGTTCAATGGCTTTCCTTGAACCTTGAGCGTTCAAGGTTTATGAaatcctttctcttttcttttttcctgatCTACTTTTTTATCCcaattatcaaattttagatgtttggttttgggtttatCGAGTTATAGATTTGAAGTTGTTTAGGAGAATCTTGCTTTGTCGTGTAGTGTTAACTGTCAATGGATGCCGTCCATAACGATGTTAATGGACATAAAAATGAGACTTCAGCTACCATAGATTCTCCAAAACTTGAAGACCATACTGATGGAGAAGATTACAATGAGTCAAATTCTCTGTTGCCACAAAACAAAGGTGGGATATCGACAAAATCTGAAAAGACTCAGCGAAAAGTCCAATGGAATGATAGAAATGGGAATAAACTCGCAGAGGTTATGGTGTTTGAACCAAGGTATTTGCTCTTCTGGTTTTCTCCTTTTAATAATGTATGCAGTACTTTGTTTGATGTTtgagactttattttattttatttattttcccttGGTTCTTTAGATCTGTCTTTTAGCTGATTTTGTCAGTAGTGAACTTCTATATCTGTAAATTGAACTGAAAATTTCATGTAGCATACAAGCTTCAGTTGAAAGGTAATGAACTGCACTGCACTGTACTGTACTGTCACCACTTTTTCATTTGCATGTGAAGGACTTTAAGGGTTTGTTCTAGAGCATATTTTGCTGTATTTAGTATTATGTctatttttcaattgttttttccTTTTCCTACAATCTTTGGACTCATTTGTAGTTGGTCCTTGTAAATGACCCTTTGCAATCTAaggaaaaagttttcaaatttatcttattttgcCAAATGCCTTTCCTTACTACATGCCTTTGGGGTACTTTCTTCAAGTATTAGGATGGTTTTTGCTCATTTCTTCAAAAAGTTTTGTTGCCATAAACTATAGACCGTACCTGCAGAATTTTTTGATATATGATAAAATGTGCAAGAAACTGTGAAAAAGAGAGCCTTTGGTTCAACATACATTTGATAACATGAAAATCATGATTGACCTTTGCAACATGATTTACTTGACCTTGAATAGTTTGTTTATGTGATTTTCAATGATTCACCATTGTATCTCTAACACCCTAAGGTCCTATCCTTGCCTGCAGTGATGTGAGTGATTCTGATGATGAGGATTCGGACTCGGATTCCTGTATATGTACAATAATGTAGATAAAATACAGGACATATCCAGTGATTATCTGCTGGAAATATCAATTTGGGCTTCAGTTTCCTCCTTGATGTTGATGATGTTGCTGTAAGATAGCCTTCCTGGTTTCAACTTGCTTTTGGAAGGATAGATTAAAACTATGTTACTCGAACTCGAGTTTGTTGGATACACCTGTATCCAACAAGGGTATGTTCAATGGATGGGTTCTTAAGAGTCATACCCCAAACCAATGTTTGGTTATGTGTCCTACATAGGTGTCTAATACGTGTatttagagaaaaataaaaagtcgGAGTAACATAGGATAAAAGGGGCCAGAAGCCAAGCAAGACATTCTCTCATATATGCAGTTTACCAAACTGGAGCTCCGTACAACTTCTGAGCTGGTTTGACATGCGTTTCACAATGAACAGATACAAAAATTCCATGGTCTTTCTTGCATAATGCATATATAGATTAATTATGGCCCTTTTTTTTTTGGCCCCTTTTGTACGTTTATATTTCACTATTTGAAGAACAATTAAGAGATTACATTCCTCGATAGTAAAATGAAATAGCCGACACCTTATCTCATATTTGATTCCTATTTCCTCCCTGTATTGCTTCTGAATGTTTTGATTTCTCCATCTTAACACTTTTGGTTGCCAGTTGCTTTGCTGATGTAGAACAAAAACTGCTGATAGAATTACTGAGCTAGATTCATTATGAGAAAACAGTTCATTTTTTATCCGATGTGGGGCTAATGCACTTTATCTAGCACTTAGTCTAACACTGCCAGGTTGCAAGTGCTACTCACTGCCTGACTGAACCCCAAATATAATAGGTGAATGCTTTTACTGTCATTTCCTTGCAAAGACATAATGTGAGAACATTCTTTTACAGCAATGAGATTCTGACTTTAAATGGTTCGACTTCAACAAATTGTTCAATCCTTATACAAGACAGTAAAGCATGAACAAACTGGGAGCCAAGAGGCTACCAAAATTACCAAATCGTATCAAACAATCTCAAATGAATCAAAGAATCAGAAACTGCAATACAAAACAAACAAACACACAATACCCAAACTTTCACACACACCCTTGGATCATAAACTTGTTGCTGCCTTTGCATATGAACTTGAATTCAAATAGGCTTGATTTTGATACTATTATTGTAATCTTTGAAAACTAGAGGTTGGTGATATCTAAGATTACCCTATCTTCTCGACTTCTCCTTGAGAACAAGCCATCCGATATGTTTGTCTTTGATTGCAGGGTATCAAATGCAATGCTGCAATTATTGGTGCTACCTGTTATCTGGGACTTACTGGTGAAACCAACCAATTTGAGAGGCTAGCATCGACTGCTATGTCTTGCAGTAGGGGCTTTGACTGATTATAATTTGTTGAGCAGTTGGATCTCAGGTCTGAACTGAAGGGTACTTGTAATTCTCCCTCTGCTGCAACATTCTCCTTCCTCATCTGCTTTGGTTTTGCGGCTGCTCTCgctttgatttctttccattGTGTCGTGTTTTCAACCGGATTCAACACTGAACACAGATATTGGCTTCTGCTCTTTAGATTTCCATCTGCTGAACCACCAAGTGGCATTTGATTCTTGGACCTGTCATCATCCAATCGAACCAAAGAAGCTCCCTTTGTTGAATCCATGTTTAGAGAGTCTAATTGATCATCCACATGTTTGTCATCATCATCACCATAATCATCTTCATCAGAAAAAAACTCATCATCTTCTATATCGCTTTcctcatataccatttcatccTCTTCTTCATAGCTATCTCTACAGTTTTGGTATCTATAATTGCAAGGATAAGAACTCGTCTGCAATGAACTTGAAATCCCATCAGAGAGAGATGGCAAGCTACGTTTTGCAGCTTCTCCTCCATTAaccttttctcttttttcctCTTCAACACTCTGTAAAAACTGATAggtagttgtttcttcatctggAATCGGCTCATAGGTTTGAACATTCAAGTTAAAGCTCACTTTTTTCCTGATTTTAACACTCGATCTTTCCTTTGGCTTATTACTGCAATCAACAAATGGAAATCAGATACCTTTAAAGGTATTGCTTAAAGAAACACTTGCATTAAAAAGAACCTGTAACTGACCTCAGCTGAGGTTTTGAGACAATGGAATCTTCTGGGATATCAACATTAATAGAAGAATCCAAGGGCTCATAACTAACTAGgttctgcaaaaaaaaaaatcattaaatatataaaaaaactgaaACTTTCAATAAATGTTTGTGTTGCAAAAAGCGAATCATCCCAAGGATAATCATAACAcccaacaaaataaaaagaagatcATACTGAATCAGCAGGTCCAGGGAGAATACGGTTGGCTGGTTTTCGACGCTTTCTTTTAGTGGAAATCCCAAAACACCCAAGAAAACACCCCATTAGAAAATAGCAAAGAAATGTTGTGAGGGAGATTCAGAAGAGATCCATGGcgatgaataaaaatataaaaggaaaaaacaaaGGAGTGTGggaaacaagaaaaagaaagaagcgGTGGAGGAACGGAAGGGAAAGGGGATGGGTGGGTGAGTTTTAAATTTGGGGGTTTAGGCTCCAACGGTTTTCGAAAAATAAGAACGTTGGATCTTTAATGATGATGGAAGGGACCATAGTGGAGAGGTGGATGCACCAGATttctatattaaaatattaaaataaataaaagacaaatAACACTTTGTTGTTGTTATGGATTGGATTAGATCTGAAAGTTGGCGGCTGTTTCTATCTCCACTTGCTTCTTCCCTTCTCTCTTATTTCTAATTTTGATTTTCCaccgaaatttattttaatttttttttaggtgGTCGATTCGTCTAATCAAGTGGAGAGCCATAAAGGTAAGTGAGGTAGAGGACATTATGAAGACAAGAAAGTTAGAGTTTTGAGGATATTACTTAGTATTGTTGATAGAGAAGAATATCCGTTATTCATCATTCTTTAGAGTATGTATAGGGGAAGGATCTTTTACCCAATCGTGCCATGTCACTGACAAATTCGAGGCATGGTGATTATGTGGTCGGTGAGGTGATTAGGTCGTTATGCTACTTTAACATTCTCTTTGCTGAGGTAGTATGAGGTTGTTACACTTTAATTGTCCTTTGTAGAGATAGGTGCGACCCTATTAAAAGCAAGTGGTCAACTGAAAGGTGAGAAGCCTGGATGATTAATCCTCTTAGTGACCAATCGAACGATGTGAAGTGGAGCGCCATCCATAAGTACTTTTCAAATAATTTTGTGCGATGCCATTTATACAAGTTAAGTAAGAGTATAATATAGATAACtgctgaattaaaaaaaaaggagttaaatgaaaaaaaaaagttgattcaACCAATTTTATCATTTATGATACACAAAATTTTACCTTAAACTAGAAAAAACACGCATAACTAAAGtattagaaattttaatattgatatagtgaaattttttatatgtaattttttttcgaAGGGTACCATACAACTTTTAAAAAATGATCTTTTATAGTGATTAAAGTAAATTACAgtattagtcattaaattataattcaattttcgTTTTGatcacataaataaaaaaaaattgtcatttaatcatcgaattatttgaaatattttatttaagtcactagactattaattttttttgaattccaCCAGCAAACTCCAACCAAAATCAATACCCATCAACgatagaagaacataccttagatccaaatcAATCTAATTGTCAATGTcagaaatcgaaaaaaaaattattcacaaATTTATAACTTCCAAAatcatttcttaaaaaaaattaaactataaaaaaaaaactttcaattaATACAAACAATGAGAATAGAGAAAGCCATATACCAActattttaacaaatgaaaacttttaaaaaatttaataaccaaatgacgcGTATAATTTACCCTGAAAATAATTTTGAGGTCATGGTCCaagtgaacttactaagtttaaaCAAAACAATGACTTAAAACCGAAATTGGACCAATTCTGCTTTGACATTGTAATTTCCTTTCTTCAGCTTTTCAAAAGATTTTATCTTCATTCCCTCCCATTTCGGATTCACTGATCAGGATCAGGAACATAACCAAAAACAATCAAACAAAACCACGCATTTCCATATACATCTTTTTTTTCTCAACACTTGTCCTAATATCTGCTTCCATCACCATTTTCTGAGGCACttctttgaagatcttgcacccTCTGCGTGCAATTTATCTGCCCAAACAGATTAGTTTCTTCGCTTATCAAACAACCAGCCAAATGGATTATAATATCATTTCCACAGTTTACCTTTACAGCCCAAATGTTGGTGAGACGAGCGCTTAGCAGATGGTGAACGAGAACAAGAAAGTCTTGTTGCACCTTTCTCCTTGCATTGCTTGTATTCCTCCTCATGTCCGAGAGCAGTGACATCTGCGGCATCAACGACAGGACCAAGGGTAACATTTATCACTTCATCCATATTGATTGTCTGCTTCCATCTCTCAATAGCAACACCATCTGGGCAGATGGGGTCGAACCCCTCGGGCAGTTCTTTGATTAACCCAAAGTTCATCATACTTAAGTCCAGGGGACCATGGACTAGCTGCACCGCAGATAAAGCATGC
Coding sequences within it:
- the LOC107914968 gene encoding uncharacterized protein, with protein sequence MDAVHNDVNGHKNETSATIDSPKLEDHTDGEDYNESNSLLPQNKGGISTKSEKTQRKVQWNDRNGNKLAEVMVFEPSDVSDSDDEDSDSDSCICTIM
- the LOC107914967 gene encoding uncharacterized protein is translated as MGCFLGCFGISTKRKRRKPANRILPGPADSNLVSYEPLDSSINVDIPEDSIVSKPQLSNKPKERSSVKIRKKVSFNLNVQTYEPIPDEETTTYQFLQSVEEEKREKVNGGEAAKRSLPSLSDGISSSLQTSSYPCNYRYQNCRDSYEEEDEMVYEESDIEDDEFFSDEDDYGDDDDKHVDDQLDSLNMDSTKGASLVRLDDDRSKNQMPLGGSADGNLKSRSQYLCSVLNPVENTTQWKEIKARAAAKPKQMRKENVAAEGELQVPFSSDLRSNCSTNYNQSKPLLQDIAVDASLSNWLVSPVSPR